The window GCGAAGTATAATTTTTAGGTCTACTTATTAGAAGCCAATAAGTAAGTAGCTCCAGGCTGTTTATACTGGAAATTATGTAACAGCTTTGCAATGTTCGAGGCATCCTTGCAAGGCTTAGTCGGTCTGGGTATGGTTGTTACCTGAACCGGTAGTAATCGCTCTCGCATACTGGTCGCGCCATGCCAAAGTCAGCCAGCTTAAGCTGCCGTCGAGCTGAGACCAGGCAGTTACGGGCAGCTACGTCACGATGTACAAAACGGAGTTGAGCGAGGTATGAGAGCGCACGCGCCGCATCTAAAGCCATAGCCGTCAGTCGGGTTGGCGATACCTACAAAGATGTTACAATTGTTTTACTTTGAAGCTTACGGAAGAGCGGTTATGATCATCGCTCCGGGTTCCTGATACAAAGATTTGTGCCTCCCAGTTCACATTTATGTCTGGAATACTTACGGGTTGGTTTGTTACTTAAGTTAGTTGTTAGTTTCACTTCGTAGGTTAAGGtaatatgaaaataatgtaaGTTTCGATTGTTTGATAAAAACTGCGATTCAATATGATTATTCAATAGttattgaaaaagaaaaacaacATTGATATATGTTTTATATAAACACTAGACTAATGTCGATGTATTAACTAGCTactaaagtaataaaatatagttttctTACCTCATCCGCGGCTTCGCCTCCTTCATCCACCAAATGCCGCCGCGCCAGAAGGTATCCTTTCAAATCTCCATATAGCATGAACTCCATAACAGTGCACACTGGTTCTGAGTGCGTGACTACGCCTAGTAGTTTCACAACATTGGGATGTTCAAGCCTCTTCATAGCTTCAGCTTCAGCAAGAAAATCTAGTTTTTCTGCCATGCCAGCGCCGGGTTTGAGCGTTTTGACGGCGACGGCGGTCCAAGCGCGTCGTTCAGTTAGTAATGCATGACCGCCGTATACTGTACCGAACGCGCCGACGCCGAGCTTGCGGTTGATAACGACACGCTCTCGTGGTAGTTCCCAGCGGTCAAGCGCGTCCAGTTTAGGTGCTAGTGTGGACAAGCCGAGGGCAGCTAAGCGAGCGCGGTAGCGTGTTTCTAGACGTCGTTTAAGAAGCCACCCAGCGCCGCCGAGCGCGGCTGCAAGCCCGGCCAGTAGTAGTGCTAGAAGCGTTCCAAGTGCAACGCGACAGTCTGCGTGTAGTGCGTCCGCTAGTGGCTGCAATGCGCAAGGCTCTACGCCGTCGTTAGGAGGTAAGCCGTCAAGCGTCCGCCAGCGGATCGCATTTGGCGTCAGTTTTAATGTGCTTGCCCAATCACCGACGGCAGCGTACGCCTGAAATGAAATGATTATATAATTAAATTCTGTAAAATATAGGAACTCAAAATATTGTAATTCTCTAGGAACTTTTAACGTTGTTTATTATTGACCAAAGACGTTTAATGTTGATATTCGTACTCACCGAGACAGCTCTACCTGTCTATAAGCAACCCACGATCTTGTCCTGATCGTCAATCAGCATCGTTTTGTGCAGTTCCTAGTTGGAAATTCGCAACAAGTACCATTAAATTTCATATATGCAGAAACATTTTGTAGAATAATACCTGCGTGCTGTTGTCCCACTGCAACAACCGCAGTGGTACCGTTCGTGCGCCGTTGCCCCACGCAAACTGTCCTGTAAGCCCAGTATAGTTGTGTTCTGGACTTTCCACATCGGCTATCAGTGATCTATAATAGATAAACTAATCATATAAAGATGAGATACCAGGAACTAAGAACATAAGAATATTTAAGAATGTTATGTTGTTACAAATTGAAGAATCAATTTGTCTGTTCAGTCTTTATGAACTGTTAAACTAAGAGCAGTATACTGACTTGATGATCTCTTCTTGATGCAGGTCATCAAGTGCGCTGGGCTTGCGCGTGAGCAAGCGGGAGAGTGCAGCAGCCCAGAGACGCAGTACGTCGTACAGAAGTGCCGCGTTTGGCGTAGGCGTCGAACATGGGCCGACCACCGGCTGAAAAATGAACGCAGTTATTATCAAGGTCATTATGTCAGGAAAATTAACATGGTAGGTCGAAAAGAATTTTTCTATATCCCACATAGGAGTTGCTGAACTGACTGTCAAACAAACAAGTGTAATGTTTAAACTAGGTAGTTACCTGAAATCTGCACTGTGTACGCCAGCGCTCAGCCCAATCAGCGGGTGGCATCCAATCCATCTGCCAAGCGGGCCGCAGACTAAGATGGCCGTCAGCCATCTCCTGCAACTGCTCGGTTGAGCAGGGGTGCTTATCAGTGTCGGCTCGGATGAGGGCAGAAGGGGCTAGTGGTGGGAGGAGGAACACCGCGCCGGCCTGTGGTGTGAGCTTAGCTTCGCGGGCTGCACATAATGCCCCGCGTAGTGCGCGCGCGTCTTCAGGCCATACTAGAAGGATACGTGCTCCTGCTGCCGCTGCTCGGGTTGCCCACTGTAAACATATATCCAGTATATTTATATCCCGGTTAAGAACCTTGTCATCACTCGTATTGGATTAGTTAAAACCATCAAAGTTGCTAATGCTGCCTAGAAGCTTTATATGGAACTGACTAGTTCACCTATTTATTATAGGCactataaatgtaaataataaaacctAAAACTGATTCCATTAACTGAGTAGGTAGGTTTTATAAATAGCAAATGTGACTGATTAAATGCGTCATTGagtaataaaattacaaatgctCAAAGCAGATGCACTGATGAGATGACACGCTACTAGGATGTTGAAATCGAGATGAGTAAGAATAGATGATGCCACAGACTTGAATCAAGTCTGTGGATGATGCAATGAACTAGATTTGATAATTTAGTTAAATATACTACATATTAGAATTCATGaattaatttaattcaattaaATATATAGACGTAAACTTACCTGAGATATCAACTCGTAATCTGGCTCTAGTTTGGTTTTATCGTCAAGAGTCTCTGTCACATAGGCGGGGTTTTTTCCAACCACATCGTCACCCACGACATCCGCGTCGGGCAGCTCGGTGTGCACAACGACGTCGGCGCGCAAGTTTGCAGAGTCCAGCAGCGCGCGTGTACCAGGTTCAGTAAGCGCGGCTATTCGGCGCCAGCTCTGCGCTGATAGTAAGGCTCCTAGAGCGGCAGCCTCGTCGCGCGCATCGCCTGACGCACGCAGCACATATGGCCCTTCTGCAGACTGCGGCGTATATGCCAGCACCGGCAACACATGCGATTTTGTTTGCTTAGCAACGTCCGCAAACGCCGCGCCGCAAGCCGGTCCGGCTACCGCTGATAACGCACCGTATTCACCTGTACCTAGCGCATCCGACAGATGTTTATAGGCCGTAGATCCTGAACATTCATCGTCGAATGTTTCCACTTTAAAGCGCGTAGCGTGTGATGAGCTCTGTTCATCCAACTCAGCCAGAGCGGCAGCGGCGGCTAGCGCTCGTGGCTCCAATTGTAATTCACGCGGCGTTTTGTCCGGCAGCATCACCAACACGCGCACTTCGCTAGCGCCTAGCGCAAGTGGATTTTTTGATAAAAACTCATTTGCTGCGGCTACCGCGCCGCGTGCTCGCGCTTCTTTACCCAGTACTGCTAACTGATGTTCGTCCAACTTTAGCCTCGTCAGTACGCGTAATGCGCTTAACGTTAGCTCAGAAGCGCGTCTGTTCACACGCTTCAGTACTCGGTATGGCTCGAAAATGCAAGCAGAATCTTTGGAGTTAGTGCAGGGTGGTGGGCCGAGCGGCCGGCCAGGAGGTACGTTAAGTGCATCACATGCGATAAATGGGCGTTGCAATCTAACAGCAGATAGATGTGTGCCCAGAGGAACTACGCGTACGCGTAGTGAGTAAACGTGAGCTAAGGTAGCTATTTCCTTCGCTTCGGTTATGGTGCTAGTGAGAAGCGTTGCGCAGCGTCCTGTCGTACATACTTTTAGTGCTTCCGTCCCGTTTGGATACGATAATCTGCGGAAGAAATGAATAAATTAGGACGTAGACAACGAGTGTAAAGTACCTAGGATAGTATTTTGGTAATGaactaataataaatattgacaTTGTTATTAAGCAATAATTAATCTGTGAAATGTAAATATATGTAGAGTAAATGCATGTtagtaattaagtatgtatagtAAAATTTGTACGCCGTAAGTCAGCAGAATTGTGCTGGACTTATATTTCTATGTAACATTTGTGTTAACCATGATtctagcaaataaataaattacattacattacataaatatattacatataaaattGCCGTAGGTACATTAAAACGTAAGACGTGAACGTGGATTAAATTATATTCTCTAAAATTGAATACACACCCGTCCCATTTTGAGGTATTAGCAAATACGCTGGCGATCTCCACTGGCGTCAACTCATAAAGCGCGGCGACGTCTTCATCTACTAGGTCAAGTAAAGATCTTGCCCCGCGCGGCGCAGCCGGACCCCCCGCGAGGCAAACTCGCCGCGCCGGCGGCGCTGCATCGCCGAGTCCGGCGAGACCGTAGCCATCCATGGCGCTGAGGGACAGATTAATAAAAAGTTATAGTAAAAATGTATTATCTTTAACACTTTCAGTACATATTATAACTAATCCATCTTGTGCATTGTGTATAAAAGACATGGTATTGTTTTCCCACTGTAAcgtgtaagattcattaaaattactaattattagaaacagatttaatgaaataaagagttgaataatcattggtaatctataatttaataaatttaaaaggatcgtgattgatagttgacctttgtaaatagaaggtagttggaagaaagaataaaagacgactggcatggcggttaaggggcattcggttacgggcagaggtgaagggaggacgattgtgaagtaaggtgattggagattgaactgtaacggaatattgtgatcaagaaatatattgttgttatgaaagaaggaatttttattatacatcagaagtggtaagtacctacaagtcactatggtattcctgaatgtattatattatgtaggtattaatattagaactgatcgagttaaatcttaattacccaattaatttgttacaatagtaacagtggtgtaaaattattataattatatacctatacatatattagtaacacttatattggttgttgttttgttgaaattaattatcatttcatatttcctatgttaggaagtttatgtttaacgggcgcttagaaacaaagacaccgttaattttatcaagaacaaaataattgggtaaacccatttcggcctattcgttcactcgagagcaattatactgcaagttttctcttcaagaccaacagttaggttttttttagtgtttgctgtaatgcctatccataatataattaaagcattcattacatcgcgggtagcgtgaaacctttggaacaccgtcttatttatgatacctttatgattatttacaggtgtagatcgaattcttttagtctatgtatgtaccgcttatttggttacaacttttaccatattttcaatatattaCTTATCAATACGTCAGTATTATATAGCGGGTTTAAGTGTTTTCAAAATTATAAACTACTCGGACTGTGAATAAGTAGGAATGATACTTTTACTGGTAGTTATAGTTACCGACCCGCCGACCTGGCCGGGGTTACAATCGctgtcgcttcgacaacgaaaagcattatgtctctatatcactcttccatattagcgcgacagtgacagttgcattccgatcgctacggagcgtaagcgattggcatcttggctacgcggcccgtTTCGTATTCCGGATCCCGTTTCTGGATTTGGTTCCGTGCCGGATACTGGAACCGTGCCGGGTGCATACCTGATTTGTGCCGGATGAGTTCCGGATCCATGCTGGATTCGTACCGGATCCGTCCCAGAATGGTGCCGGatccgtgccggattggtaccggatctgtgccggattAATACCGCATGTATATCATTTGCCGGATTCGTGCCGGATCTGAACCGGAtgcgtgccggattggtatcggatcagtgccggatcccgaatttgttctagattccgtttctgtaccagttctagaattttcccgtttcgaaaagcctgtgttccggatccgtaccgggatacggatctgttttggatttaagatctgttttaaacgtcccgcattctaccccggaagcagtaacgtaaattaaataaataaataaaacagtcgaatttagcttaataagaacaatttatatttgtctattattaacaatccaaagatttagaactcttccattgctggtgttgttttcgagttccagactatggaccatgaggaaaaaacatccaggcggcgcttgaaaactcctgagcgtggccgaaaatcgaaatctgatgatggacaagaaCGTCGAAGCCGAAGTCGCAACCGCCGCCAGTCCCCGGGGAACAACAGGCGGAGTCGCAACCGTCGAAGCCGCAGCAGCGGCAGACACGGCCGAGGCAATGAGAGATGGCTTCGAAGATCAACACGGAAGGACAACGGCCAGGATCGTTTTCACGTGGAAGCCGCACAGGACAGGAACGGATGGCTTGTATATCTTTGTCGTcttcagttgtagattttaatagatgtcgtttattgcttaaactgcgaatattttggtacagtACCTTAAAGTTATTTGTATTGACGAAAGTTGTCTCGAGGTACGGGTTCACAGATTATGGGGGTGGAATCGTTGTCCAGGCAATGCTGTGGTGTCCTGTAGTTCGCTCAAGTTAGTTGTATGGGGCTCGTTAGCCTAATTCATAAGTTTTGATCTTGGTTGTTTCCTCTTTTGGCAAAATATGACGTTAACGCTGGTAAAGGAAAGACTAAGTTACGTTTCTTCAGTATTTGTTcataatttagtaggtatataaaaagaaaaaaaaaacaacaataacgatcgatGCGCTATACGCTATACACcgatattagtacctacctacgtaataatGGGTTGAGCTAGGGCAATATAGGTTGATTTGCGCTGTGGTATATCCATGACATTTCGAAGATATTTAAATGAGTGTTAGGTTATTTCCTGACACTATTTAGCTGTGGTTTGAATGTACGCTGTAAAGTTGAGTTTCACATCTTCCTCTGTCGGTTGTCAGTCTGCTCATCCAGAATAACACCTAAGTACTTTATAGACGAAGTTTTTCTATTGTGTTACAATTACATGACGTGTGGTAGGTACCAGTGGTACCtaacctaatattaaatatgaataaacttTTGACACATTTAAGAGACCACGAGGCGGACGCAGCTGTTTTATACACGCACACATATCTCGTTTAGTCTGCTTTTAGAGTTACAAATTGTATTGAAGCCAGTTCGTCACCAAAGCTAGACCGCTTTCTGTGAAGGCGCTTACTGCATCCCAGGAAGCACCGTGAAATAGTATTGCCGTGTCATCAGCGTAGCACAACGTCTGCATTGGTCAGATCCAAGAAAGTCACGCCGTTAATGTAGATTAGAAACAAAGTTAATCCAAGTATATGTAAAgttgtttgtttaaaattaccgaCTTGTTCTTTAACCCTAACACATGTGTGCGGCCCGACAGGACAGTTCCGCGTATCCGGGAAATCTacaattttctaattattattagaATAATAAGAGAAACAAACTGACGGGAATTTTTTTTCaatcttataaatcttataatgttGGCGGGATCATTTTGGCTGGTGTTGATTGAATAACCAAGGTTGGGCCTACACTAGTAAAGTATTCGTTATAACCGTGTATTGATTCGCTTTCAGTATCCTTGGTTTTAAGAAGTTcgttgcattttaaatattttagcttggttattgtagcaagcaaagctctgctgattgctgttgatcaattcgtcaattgtggttggtgcaactgacgcttaagtggcaagtaatataacgatatgatgaaaatacctacatatgatgataagtataatattatcgaattataaaatttctggattattttaattaatgagttatggattaatgagttacggattaatgagttacgtattaatgagttacggattaatgagttacggattaatgagttacggattaatgaattacggattaatgagttacgggattaatgagttacgggattaatgagttacgggattaatgagttacgggattaatgagttacgggattaatgagttacgggattaatgagttacgggattaatcagttacgggattaatgagttactagATTaaagagttattggattaatgagttacagtaaacgagttacggattaatgagttacggataaaGAGTTACGCATTAATGAGCTACGGATTAGTGAGTTAcagattaatgagttacggatagctgagttacggattaatgagtaactggattagtgagttattggattcatgagttactggattaatcagttactggattgatcaggtactagattactggattaagcagttattggattatcgagttaatggattatagagttaatggattatagttattggattaaagagttattggattatcaagttattggattatcgagttattggattatcgcgttattggattatcgagttattggattatcgagctattggattattgagttgagttattggattattgagttgagttattggattattgagttgagttatttgattattgagttgagttattggaatattgagttattggattattgagttattggattattgagttattggattattgagttgagttattggattattgagttactggattattgagttattggattgttgagttattggattattgagttgagttattggattattgagttgagttattgaattatgagttgagttattgggttattgagttgagttattgggttattgagttgagttattgggttattgagttgagttattggattattgagttgagttattggattgttgagttattggattattgagttgagttattggattattgagttgagttattggattattgagttgagttattggattattgagttgagttattggattattgagttgagttattggattattgagttgagttattggattatttagttgagttattggattattgagttgagttattggattattgagttgagttattggattattgagttgagttattggattattgagttgagttattggattattgagttgagttattggattattgagttgagttatttgattattaagttgagttattggattatttagttgagttattggattattgagttgagttattggattattgagttgagttattggattattgagttgagttattggattattaagttgagttattggattattgagttgagttattggattattgagttgagttattggattattgagctgagttattggattattgagttgagatattggattattgagttgagttattggattattgagttgagttattggattattgagttgagttattggattattgagtaaagttattggattattgagttgagttgttggattattgagctgagttattggattattgagttgagatATTGGATTATTgcgttgagttattggattattgcgttgagttattggattattgagttgagttattggattattgagttgagttatt is drawn from Cydia fagiglandana chromosome 4, ilCydFagi1.1, whole genome shotgun sequence and contains these coding sequences:
- the LOC134664038 gene encoding uncharacterized protein LOC134664038 isoform X2, whose protein sequence is MRVTWLCVAALCGVLSTRADAPPPSELRVTSAVLGDDGVGAALRELAAVALAARGVRARAVPPPEECLAPASRKCHIAVNRLLTSGNLTAAILPTPAAEAPLDAMDGYGLAGLGDAAPPARRVCLAGGPAAPRGARSLLDLVDEDVAALYELTPVEIASVFANTSKWDGLSYPNGTEALKVCTTGRCATLLTSTITEAKEIATLAHVYSLRVRVVPLGTHLSAVRLQRPFIACDALNVPPGRPLGPPPCTNSKDSACIFEPYRVLKRVNRRASELTLSALRVLTRLKLDEHQLAVLGKEARARGAVAAANEFLSKNPLALGASEVRVLVMLPDKTPRELQLEPRALAAAAALAELDEQSSSHATRFKVETFDDECSGSTAYKHLSDALGTGEYGALSAVAGPACGAAFADVAKQTKSHVLPVLAYTPQSAEGPYVLRASGDARDEAAALGALLSAQSWRRIAALTEPGTRALLDSANLRADVVVHTELPDADVVGDDVVGKNPAYVTETLDDKTKLEPDYELISQWATRAAAAGARILLVWPEDARALRGALCAAREAKLTPQAGAVFLLPPLAPSALIRADTDKHPCSTEQLQEMADGHLSLRPAWQMDWMPPADWAERWRTQCRFQPVVGPCSTPTPNAALLYDVLRLWAAALSRLLTRKPSALDDLHQEEIIKSLIADVESPEHNYTGLTGQFAWGNGARTVPLRLLQWDNSTQAYAAVGDWASTLKLTPNAIRWRTLDGLPPNDGVEPCALQPLADALHADCRVALGTLLALLLAGLAAALGGAGWLLKRRLETRYRARLAALGLSTLAPKLDALDRWELPRERVVINRKLGVGAFGTVYGGHALLTERRAWTAVAVKTLKPGAGMAEKLDFLAEAEAMKRLEHPNVVKLLGVVTHSEPVCTVMEFMLYGDLKGYLLARRHLVDEGGEAADEVSPTRLTAMALDAARALSYLAQLRFVHRDVAARNCLVSARRQLKLADFGMARPVCESDYYRFSRKGLLPVRWMAPESLSRGVFSPASDVWALGVLLYEIVTFGALPYQGLGNSQVLARVTRGRSLRPPPGLQPNLEGLMKSCWQQEPAARPSAAAVAAFLADSPRLLTPCLVAFDVLPLDPPRPSEHSEHEDLQERWVSWAAPPSAATDTTYLSADADADTEPDSPGVDVPVETQRFLP
- the LOC134664038 gene encoding uncharacterized protein LOC134664038 isoform X1 — its product is MRVTWLCVAALCGVLSTRADAPPPSELRVTSAVLGDDGVGAALRELAAVALAARGVRARAVPPPEECLAPASRKCHIAVNRLLTSGNLTAAILPTPAAEAPLDAMDGYGLAGLGDAAPPARRVCLAGGPAAPRGARSLLDLVDEDVAALYELTPVEIASVFANTSKWDGLSYPNGTEALKVCTTGRCATLLTSTITEAKEIATLAHVYSLRVRVVPLGTHLSAVRLQRPFIACDALNVPPGRPLGPPPCTNSKDSACIFEPYRVLKRVNRRASELTLSALRVLTRLKLDEHQLAVLGKEARARGAVAAANEFLSKNPLALGASEVRVLVMLPDKTPRELQLEPRALAAAAALAELDEQSSSHATRFKVETFDDECSGSTAYKHLSDALGTGEYGALSAVAGPACGAAFADVAKQTKSHVLPVLAYTPQSAEGPYVLRASGDARDEAAALGALLSAQSWRRIAALTEPGTRALLDSANLRADVVVHTELPDADVVGDDVVGKNPAYVTETLDDKTKLEPDYELISQWATRAAAAGARILLVWPEDARALRGALCAAREAKLTPQAGAVFLLPPLAPSALIRADTDKHPCSTEQLQEMADGHLSLRPAWQMDWMPPADWAERWRTQCRFQPVVGPCSTPTPNAALLYDVLRLWAAALSRLLTRKPSALDDLHQEEIIKSLIADVESPEHNYTGLTGQFAWGNGARTVPLRLLQWDNSTQAYAAVGDWASTLKLTPNAIRWRTLDGLPPNDGVEPCALQPLADALHADCRVALGTLLALLLAGLAAALGGAGWLLKRRLETRYRARLAALGLSTLAPKLDALDRWELPRERVVINRKLGVGAFGTVYGGHALLTERRAWTAVAVKTLKPGAGMAEKLDFLAEAEAMKRLEHPNVVKLLGVVTHSEPVCTVMEFMLYGDLKGYLLARRHLVDEGGEAADEVSPTRLTAMALDAARALSYLAQLRFVHRDVAARNCLVSARRQLKLADFGMARPVCESDYYRFSRKGLLPVRWMAPESLSRGVFSPASDVWALGVLLYEIVTFGALPYQGLGNSQVLARVTRGRSLRPPPGLQPNLEGLMKSCWQQEPAARPSAAAVAAFLADSPRLLTPCLVAFDVLPLDPPRPSEHSEHEQDLQERWVSWAAPPSAATDTTYLSADADADTEPDSPGVDVPVETQRFLP